In one Flavobacteriales bacterium genomic region, the following are encoded:
- a CDS encoding YjjG family noncanonical pyrimidine nucleotidase has translation MKRYAHLFFDLDHTLWDFTTNSRTTLAELHSHHRLADRGIQDTEAFIAAYERINALLWAELSKGRMPKEVLRVLRFRRVLQHFGVADGRLAAALSADYLAHCPLKSALMPGARELLAGLEGRYRLHIITNGFEEVQRVKLGSSGIAAHFDVVLTSERAGAPKPHPRIFQEALRRSGAAADNCLMIGDSADADMAGARSAGWDHAHFHAEAEPDPGATYRVAHLSDLLPILG, from the coding sequence GTGAAACGCTACGCGCACCTCTTCTTCGATCTGGATCACACGCTGTGGGACTTCACGACCAATTCGCGCACGACGCTCGCCGAGCTGCACAGCCATCATCGATTGGCCGACCGGGGCATCCAGGACACGGAGGCCTTCATCGCCGCCTATGAGCGGATCAATGCGTTGCTGTGGGCCGAGCTCAGCAAGGGCCGCATGCCGAAGGAGGTCCTGCGTGTGCTCCGCTTCCGCCGGGTGCTGCAGCATTTCGGGGTCGCCGATGGCCGGCTCGCGGCCGCTTTGTCCGCCGACTACTTGGCCCATTGCCCATTGAAGTCCGCACTGATGCCCGGGGCGCGTGAACTCCTGGCCGGGCTTGAAGGCCGGTACAGGCTCCATATCATCACCAACGGCTTCGAGGAGGTGCAGCGCGTAAAGCTCGGCTCCAGCGGCATCGCGGCGCATTTCGATGTGGTGCTCACCAGTGAGCGGGCCGGGGCCCCGAAGCCCCATCCGCGCATCTTCCAGGAGGCGTTGCGCCGCTCAGGAGCGGCAGCCGACAACTGCCTTATGATCGGGGACAGCGCCGATGCGGACATGGCCGGCGCACGCAGCGCGGGCTGGGACCATGCGCATTTCCACGCGGAGGCCGAGCCGGACCCCGGAGCGACATACCGGGTGGCTCACCTATCGGACCTGCTGCCCATCCTGGGGTAG
- the upp gene encoding uracil phosphoribosyltransferase, whose translation MVLELAKQRSIVGHFLAELRDVGVQKDPMRFRRNLERVGEALALEMSRTLEYEEQEVITPLGVARAHLLREQPVLATILRAGLPLHQGVLNYFDRADSAFISAYRKHRKGEDGFDIEVEYLSSPSIADRVLVLCDPMLATGQSMVLVYRALLRHGAPKALHVVTAIASSEGLEHARLHLPAGTRFWVGAIDDEMTAQAYIVPGLGDAGDLAYGRKV comes from the coding sequence ATGGTGTTGGAATTGGCGAAGCAGCGGAGCATCGTGGGGCACTTCCTCGCGGAACTGCGCGATGTGGGGGTGCAGAAGGACCCGATGCGCTTCAGGCGCAACTTGGAACGGGTGGGGGAGGCATTGGCACTGGAGATGAGCCGCACGCTGGAATACGAAGAGCAGGAGGTGATCACCCCCTTGGGCGTGGCGCGTGCCCACCTGCTGCGGGAGCAGCCCGTCCTGGCCACCATCCTCCGCGCCGGCCTTCCCCTCCATCAAGGCGTCCTCAATTACTTCGACCGGGCCGACAGCGCCTTCATCAGCGCCTACCGCAAGCACCGCAAGGGAGAGGACGGATTCGACATCGAGGTGGAGTATCTGAGCAGCCCGTCCATAGCCGACCGGGTGCTCGTGCTCTGCGATCCGATGCTCGCCACTGGCCAGAGCATGGTGCTGGTGTATCGGGCGCTGCTGCGGCACGGCGCACCCAAGGCGCTTCATGTGGTGACGGCCATCGCCAGCAGCGAAGGACTGGAGCACGCCAGGCTCCACCTGCCGGCCGGCACGCGGTTCTGGGTCGGGGCCATCGATGATGAGATGACGGCTCAAGCCTACATCGTGCCCGGGCTTGGCGATGCCGGCGACCTGGCCTACGGCCGAAAGGTGTAA
- a CDS encoding polysaccharide deacetylase family protein translates to MRSAEGPGLAYSESPVQGALWVVPHGWLQETGTAAIDPVVRESADGPLLFPTDKGDLHFDPFAAAFFALSRHEEWGDLPADAHGRPLTRALHAVRRGYAQRPVVDEWAHMLLERWRVRHPVAPSPERRYRQVVTVDLDNGFKYRGRSWWRTLGSWSRDALRGDGFALAERLRVLLGRAHDPYQLGDDTLAWLGDGADRVLFFVLAADRGPWDHAVPVLHGGYAEYLRGLARRFEIGIHPSYRTSAQPGLTAQERSRLAHVIGRPVTLSRQHFLRFRTPRTFRELVGMGVAEEHSMGYHDLPGFRAGTCTPYPWFDLERNEPTALMVHPFTVMDNTLRDKLHLAPEKAVEAVLPLIQSVKRVRGTFTGLWHESFLAPTGPSAAWREAVRRIIHAARP, encoded by the coding sequence TTGAGGTCCGCAGAGGGCCCTGGACTGGCGTATTCGGAGTCCCCTGTGCAGGGGGCATTGTGGGTGGTGCCGCATGGCTGGCTCCAGGAGACCGGAACGGCGGCCATCGATCCTGTGGTGAGGGAGAGCGCCGATGGGCCCTTGCTGTTCCCAACGGACAAAGGCGACCTGCACTTCGATCCATTCGCGGCGGCCTTCTTCGCCCTCTCCCGCCATGAGGAATGGGGAGACCTTCCCGCGGATGCGCATGGCCGGCCCTTGACCAGGGCCTTGCACGCGGTCCGCAGGGGCTACGCGCAGCGCCCGGTGGTGGATGAATGGGCCCACATGCTGCTTGAGCGATGGCGAGTACGACATCCGGTGGCGCCAAGTCCCGAACGACGGTATCGCCAAGTGGTGACCGTGGATCTGGACAATGGCTTCAAGTACCGGGGCCGCTCATGGTGGCGTACGCTTGGTTCGTGGTCCCGCGATGCTTTGCGCGGAGATGGCTTCGCACTGGCGGAGCGGCTGCGCGTGCTCTTGGGCAGAGCGCACGATCCCTACCAGCTCGGTGACGACACGCTGGCATGGCTCGGCGATGGCGCCGACCGCGTCCTGTTCTTCGTACTGGCTGCCGACCGCGGTCCTTGGGACCATGCCGTCCCGGTGCTCCATGGCGGATACGCGGAGTACCTGCGCGGGTTGGCCCGGCGCTTCGAGATCGGCATCCACCCATCCTACAGAACCAGTGCGCAACCGGGTCTGACCGCGCAGGAGCGCTCGCGGCTGGCTCACGTGATAGGCAGGCCGGTCACGCTCAGCCGTCAGCATTTCCTCCGGTTCCGCACGCCCCGTACGTTCCGCGAGCTGGTGGGCATGGGCGTGGCCGAGGAGCATAGCATGGGCTACCATGACCTGCCGGGGTTCCGTGCTGGGACTTGCACCCCATACCCTTGGTTCGATCTGGAGCGGAATGAGCCCACGGCCCTGATGGTCCATCCGTTCACGGTGATGGACAACACGCTGCGCGACAAACTGCACCTCGCCCCGGAAAAGGCGGTCGAGGCCGTACTGCCCTTGATCCAATCGGTGAAGCGCGTCAGGGGCACGTTCACGGGCCTCTGGCACGAGAGCTTCCTCGCGCCGACCGGGCCCTCAGCAGCATGGCGTGAGGCGGTGCGGCGGATCATACATGCCGCCCGGCCATGA
- the wecB gene encoding UDP-N-acetylglucosamine 2-epimerase (non-hydrolyzing), translating into MRTLLSIVGARPQFVKAAALHRAIAAQKGIRHVLLHTGQHYDDAMSRIFFEELEIPAADIHLGVGSGRHGEQTARMIQGIEQALLEHRPDALILYGDTNSTLAGAVAASKLRVPIAHVEAGLRSFNKAMPEEVNRVLCDHCSTWLFCPTSTAVDNLAREGFRTVQHPHPSPDSPSVCLSGDVMLDNSLHFAAVAAQRSQVLEAFGLEPHGYFLTTIHRDFNTDDAERLRTIITALTEASARHGLRVVIPLHPRTKARLSPLGLEEAELAGLQVIPPAGYLDMIELERNARLIITDSGGVQKEAYFFHRPCVVLRPETEWVELIDHGQAVLADADPQRLAQAVSHFMEQGLPDCPPLYGDGHAAEAIVKALA; encoded by the coding sequence ATGAGGACGCTGCTCAGCATCGTGGGGGCAAGGCCCCAATTCGTGAAGGCTGCGGCCCTCCACCGCGCCATCGCAGCGCAGAAGGGCATCCGTCATGTGCTGCTGCACACCGGCCAGCACTACGACGACGCCATGAGCCGCATCTTCTTCGAGGAGCTGGAGATACCTGCCGCGGACATCCACCTCGGCGTGGGATCAGGCCGGCACGGGGAGCAGACGGCGCGCATGATACAGGGTATCGAGCAAGCCCTGCTCGAGCATCGCCCTGATGCGCTGATCCTCTATGGCGATACCAATAGCACCCTCGCAGGCGCCGTGGCTGCGTCAAAGCTCCGCGTTCCCATCGCGCATGTCGAAGCGGGGCTCCGCTCCTTCAACAAGGCCATGCCGGAGGAGGTGAACCGGGTGCTCTGCGATCATTGCTCCACTTGGCTGTTCTGCCCGACCTCCACCGCGGTCGACAACCTCGCGCGCGAGGGCTTTCGAACGGTCCAGCATCCGCATCCCAGCCCCGATTCCCCCTCTGTATGCCTCTCGGGCGATGTCATGCTGGACAACAGCCTGCATTTCGCAGCGGTCGCGGCCCAGCGGTCGCAGGTGCTTGAGGCGTTCGGCTTGGAGCCCCATGGCTATTTCCTGACCACCATCCATCGCGACTTCAATACCGATGATGCGGAGCGGCTTCGCACCATCATCACAGCGCTAACGGAGGCCTCTGCCCGGCATGGCCTCAGGGTGGTGATCCCCCTCCACCCGAGGACCAAGGCACGCCTCAGCCCGCTAGGACTGGAGGAGGCTGAGCTGGCCGGTCTTCAGGTGATTCCGCCCGCAGGCTACCTGGATATGATCGAACTGGAGCGCAACGCCCGGCTGATCATCACCGATAGCGGGGGGGTGCAGAAGGAAGCCTACTTCTTCCATCGCCCCTGCGTGGTGCTGCGGCCCGAGACCGAGTGGGTGGAACTCATCGATCACGGGCAGGCCGTGCTCGCCGATGCCGATCCGCAGCGCCTGGCGCAGGCGGTGAGCCACTTCATGGAGCAGGGCTTGCCTGATTGCCCTCCCTTGTACGGGGATGGCCATGCCGCAGAGGCCATTGTCAAAGCGCTGGCCTGA
- the radC gene encoding DNA repair protein RadC, whose protein sequence is MEEQEDARMPIRAWARDDRPREKLMAHGARALSDAELLAILIRSGSTKESAVDLAKRIMAHNGNDLHRLARLGVDDLVRYSGMGEAKAIAIVAALELGRRRRATDPPERPSVTSSAVAYELIRASLADLPSEEFWLLLMDRGNRLLERMRISAGGMHGTVADPKVIFKAAIDKRASGLVLCHNHPSGQLRPSEEDIRLTRKLTEGARLLDIAVQDHLIVTATGYFSFADNGMMG, encoded by the coding sequence ATGGAGGAACAAGAGGATGCGCGGATGCCGATTCGTGCATGGGCCAGGGATGACCGCCCTCGGGAGAAGCTGATGGCCCACGGCGCTCGGGCGCTGAGCGATGCCGAGCTCCTGGCCATTCTCATCCGCTCCGGATCCACCAAGGAGTCCGCGGTAGACCTGGCCAAGCGCATCATGGCGCACAACGGGAATGACCTGCACCGGCTGGCCAGGCTCGGTGTGGACGACCTGGTACGCTACAGCGGCATGGGGGAGGCCAAGGCCATCGCCATCGTTGCTGCCTTGGAGCTGGGGCGCCGCCGGAGGGCCACCGATCCGCCCGAGCGGCCGTCGGTCACCAGCAGCGCGGTGGCCTATGAGCTGATCCGGGCCAGCCTCGCCGACCTCCCAAGCGAGGAGTTCTGGCTGCTCCTCATGGACCGTGGCAACCGGCTGCTGGAGCGCATGCGGATCAGCGCCGGGGGGATGCATGGCACCGTGGCCGACCCCAAGGTCATCTTCAAGGCCGCCATCGACAAAAGGGCTTCCGGACTGGTGCTCTGCCACAACCACCCGAGCGGCCAGCTGAGGCCCAGCGAGGAGGACATCCGGCTGACCCGCAAGCTCACCGAAGGCGCACGGCTCCTGGATATCGCGGTACAGGACCACCTCATTGTAACGGCCACCGGTTACTTCAGTTTCGCCGATAACGGCATGATGGGATGA
- the rpsT gene encoding 30S ribosomal protein S20, giving the protein MANHKSALKRVRQTETRNERNRYQHKTTRNAVRALRTASDKKEAEKLLPEVTAMLDKLAKRNIIHKNKAANLKSSIKKHVNGLK; this is encoded by the coding sequence ATGGCCAACCACAAGTCAGCCCTCAAGCGCGTCCGCCAGACCGAGACCCGGAACGAGCGCAACCGTTACCAGCACAAGACCACGCGCAATGCGGTTCGTGCCCTGCGCACCGCCTCGGATAAGAAAGAGGCGGAGAAGCTGCTTCCCGAGGTGACCGCCATGCTGGATAAGTTGGCCAAGCGGAACATCATCCACAAGAACAAGGCGGCCAACCTGAAGAGTTCCATCAAGAAGCACGTCAACGGGCTGAAGTGA
- a CDS encoding undecaprenyl-phosphate glucose phosphotransferase: MRSGKISLQHVQTGLNKVLTLEPLTSVKDLVIVGDSPAAEEIFRYCEDHTVRGYRFRGIFTDEPVEGMLAQHRMGDVEAVKAFAVQNRIDIVYCALPGTRKQEITDLMEFCERNTIRFRVIPSSDSFIPVVKTSELEFHGAVPVSKLRSEPLDRQLNRWMKRGFDIVFSAAVILVIFSWLFPLLALLIKMSSKGPVFFKQMRLGRDNKEFVCWKFRSMRMNKEADVKQATKNDPRVTPIGRFLRKSNLDEMPQFINVLLGHMSVVGPRPHPLRLNDQYRDIIDKYMVRHFVRPGITGWAQVNGLRGETRTPELMERRVEMDIWYLENWSFWLDLRIVVKTVTNMFGKDEMAY; the protein is encoded by the coding sequence TTGCGCTCCGGCAAGATTTCACTGCAGCACGTGCAGACCGGCTTGAACAAGGTGCTCACCTTGGAGCCGCTCACCTCGGTGAAGGATCTGGTTATCGTGGGTGACAGCCCGGCAGCGGAGGAGATTTTCCGTTACTGCGAGGACCATACGGTACGGGGCTATCGCTTCCGCGGCATCTTCACTGATGAGCCGGTGGAGGGCATGCTCGCACAGCACCGCATGGGTGATGTGGAAGCCGTGAAGGCCTTCGCCGTGCAGAATCGCATCGACATCGTCTACTGCGCACTGCCCGGTACGCGCAAGCAGGAGATCACGGACCTGATGGAGTTCTGTGAGCGCAACACCATCCGCTTCCGGGTGATTCCCAGTTCCGACAGCTTCATCCCGGTGGTGAAGACCAGCGAACTGGAGTTCCATGGGGCCGTTCCGGTGAGCAAGCTCCGGAGCGAACCCCTCGACCGGCAGCTGAATCGCTGGATGAAGCGCGGGTTCGACATCGTGTTCTCCGCAGCCGTGATCCTCGTCATCTTCTCCTGGCTGTTCCCGCTTTTAGCACTCCTGATCAAGATGTCCAGCAAGGGCCCTGTGTTCTTCAAGCAGATGCGCCTGGGCCGTGACAACAAGGAGTTCGTGTGCTGGAAGTTCCGCAGCATGCGCATGAACAAGGAGGCCGATGTGAAGCAGGCCACCAAGAATGATCCCCGGGTGACCCCTATCGGGCGGTTCCTGCGCAAGAGCAACCTGGATGAGATGCCTCAGTTCATCAATGTGCTGCTCGGGCACATGAGCGTGGTGGGCCCGCGCCCTCACCCGCTGAGGCTGAACGACCAATACCGCGACATCATCGACAAGTACATGGTGCGCCATTTCGTCCGGCCCGGTATCACGGGATGGGCCCAGGTGAACGGCCTGCGCGGTGAGACCCGAACGCCCGAGTTGATGGAGCGCCGCGTGGAGATGGACATCTGGTATCTGGAGAACTGGTCCTTCTGGCTCGACCTCCGGATCGTGGTGAAGACCGTGACCAACATGTTCGGCAAGGACGAGATGGCCTATTGA